CGACCGCGTGCTGGGCGCGGGCGAGGGCCACTTCGGCGTCCAGCATGGCCTGCAGCCACGCCTCGTCGGTCACCTCGGCCGCGACGGGTGTGCCCGCCCACGTGGGGGCGAGCAGGCCCGCGTCGGTGCCCGCGGACATCGCGTTCATGCTCATCGACTCCTCGTGCCGGATGTCCGTCGTGGGGGTGGAACGACGGTGACCTCGTGGCTCCCGGACGCCGGCCCTGGCTCCGGCTCCGGCCCTGTTTCCGGTCTCGCCCCCGCCCCTGTCCCCGGCTCCGGCGCCAGTACCGGTCCCAGTCCCAACGCCGCCCGTGCGATCGCGTCCGAGTCCTCCAGCGTCACCGAGCCGACGCCGGGCCTGATGCCGACCGCCGTCACCCAGCGCACCCCCTCCACCGGCACCCCGAAGGCGAACCGGTTCGGATGCGGCCGGCCCGCGGCGTCCACCAGCCGTGGCGGACCGTCGGTGACCGCCAGCCCGCCGGGCTCGTGACCCGGCTCGCCCGGCAGCCGGTACGGGCCGCACGCGCCGGACACGAGCAGCCCGCGGAGCAGCGGGTCGGTGCTCCGCCGCAGGTCCACGGCGGGCAGCCGGGCCTCGATCAGGGCGGCGACCCGCACCGGAGGGTCGTCCACCGACTCGGCGTCCACGAGGAAACCGGCCTCGCCGACGCCCTCCGCCACCTGGGCGCCGGGCGCCCACGCCCGTACCCTCATCCCCGGCCCGAGCACCCGCACGACCTCCGCCTCGATCAACGCGATCAGCTGCTCGACACGGAAGGCGGGCGGGCCGATCGAGGTGAAGGCGTTCAACGGGGTGTACCAGCCGTCGAGTTCGGCGCGGTACGAGTCGCCGGAGACTCCGCCGTGGTCGACGACGAGCCGGATCTCGTTGCGCAGGTCCCGCAGGGCGTCCAGCGCCGCCTTCAACGGGCCGTGCACATTGCCGCGGCGGGCCTCGGCGACGTCCCGGCGCAGATACGTCAGCAGCCAGCTCCGGAAGTCGGCGCGGCCGGTGAACCTCCGCTCGCCGTAGGGGTGTTCGATCCGCGTCCAGTCCCATCGCTCGCCGGGCGGGACCGCGTGACGGTCGAGCAGGGCCGCCTCGCCCCGTCCGTCCGCGTCCGCGCGGCACGACCGTACGAACTCCTCGGCCTCCTCCGGCCCTCGGGCGGCGCGGATCCACGCCTCGTGGTAGACGGTCCGTACCTCGCGGTCGACGAGCGGCCAGAGGTCCTGGCGGAAGCCCAGGGGGCGTCCGTCGGCCACCCGGCGCCGCAGCCCCGCGATGACGTCCGGGGTCAGGAAACGCGGCTCGTGGCGCCCGAGCGCGCCCTTCTCGTTCTCGCCCCGGGCGTGGTACGGGACGCCACGCCGCGAACCGGCGTACAGCACGGGCTCGTTGCCGCTCGGGAGGTACACGAGACCGGACTCGCCCTCCTTGAACGTGCCGCCGCGGCCCTCGGTGAGCAGGGCCACGCAGTCGAAGAAGTTCAGGCCCAGTCCCCGCAGGGCGACCGGGGTGCCCGGCGCGATCCCGCTCAGGTCGGCGTCGGCCGGGTTGGCCGGGGCCACGTAGGCGAGGCCGTGGCGGTCGGCGAAGGAGCGCAGCGCGCGCTCCTGCGGCGACGGCGTCAGATCGCCGTGGCCCAGGGCCAGCACCACCGCGTCCAGCCCCGACAGCCGGTCGCCGTTCGCCAGCGTCACCCGCTGCGGCCGACCCGCGGCCGCCTCGCTCCGCCGGTCTGCCACCTCCTCGCCCCGCCGGCCCGCGGTGTCCTCGTTCCGCACGGTCGCGGGGTCGTCGGTCAGCGCGGTCGCGGGGTCGTCGGTGAGCGCGACCGCCGTCGTCCGGTGGGTGCGGACCGTCACATGGGCGGGGGCCGTGCGTAACAGGTGCCGGAAGACCCATTCCAGGTAGTGGCCGTGGAACGCGCGGGTCGGATAGGTGTCGGGGCCGAGCCGCCGGGCCTCCTCCACGACCCGCGCGGGCAGCGTCTGTACGACGTCCCGGCCGACCGCCTGACCGTAGTCGTGCTCGCAGTCCCGACCGACGGCCCGGTCGCGGATCGCGCACGCCCAGGCGTACAGGCTCGGTCCCGGCACCGAAGGTCCCGCGCAGTCCACGCTGTCGTCGGTGAACAGGGTCACCTGGGAGGCGACCGTGTTCATCAGCAGCTCGCCCGGCTGGTCCGTGCGCCAGACCGCGCCCGCGCCCGGCGGGTACGGATCGACGAGGTGGACCTCGACCGGCCGCCCGACCCCGCCCGCGTTGGCGCAGATCCGCTCCAGCACGGAGAGCCCGCGCGGACCGGCGCCGATCACACAGACGGCGAGCGCGTCCTCGGCACGGGTCATTCCTGGCCCAGCCCGTCACGCCAGCTCGGTCTGGCCGGCTTCCAGCCCAGGACCGTACGGGCCCTGTCGTTGGCGGCGCCGTGCGCGGAGGTGAGCTGGTGGGTCATGAACCAGCCGAGGAGCCGGGGCGCGAGGTCCGCCGGGACCGTGCGCGGGGAGGGAGCGGCGAGCATCCGGGCCAGGTGCGGCAGCCACTGCGCGGCGGGGGCCGGATCGTCGTCCGTCACATGGAACACCCCGGTGGCGTCGGACTCGACGGCCGTCACGGCTGCCCCCACCGCGTCCTCGACGTGCAGGAACGACATGATCCCGGCCCCGCCGCCCGGCAGCGGCAGCCGGCCGGCCTGTACGGATCGCGCGGTGGCGCCGGTACGGGCGTACGCCGTGCGGGGGCCGTACAGCGTGCCGTAGCGCAGCACCACGCCCTCCAGGGCGCCGGCCGTCACCTGCCGTTCCAACTCGGCGACGGCCCGAACGGTCGAGGCCCAGCCGGGGTCGGGGGCGTCGACGTACAGGGGCGCGTCCTCGTCCAGGACCGGGCCGCCGGCCGGGGCGGCGGCGAAGGCGATGGACTGGGCGACCAGTCGGCGCGTGCCGGCCGCGCGAGCCGCCTCGATCAGGTGGGCGGTGCCCTCGACGCGCAGGCGTGCCGTGCGGGCGAAGGCCTCCGGCGGGTCGTCCCGCAGCAGCCGCAGGGCGGACATCTGATGGACGACGACCTCGGGCCGGGCGGCCGACACCGCCGACAGCACGGCCTCGCGGTCCAGGGCGTCGGCGACCACCACCTCGTCCGCCTCCGGGGCCCGGCCCCGTGACCCCTGCCGTACCAATGCGCTCACCCGATGGCCTCGCGCCCGCAAGGCGCCCACCAGCGGATGTCCGACCACGCCGGTGGCCCCGGCGACGAGTACGCGCATGGCTCAGCCCTCCGAACCGGGGACGACAGCGGTGGGTGCGGTGGGTGCGGTGGGTGCGGTGGGTGTGGTGGCCGCGGTGGTCGGGGCGACCCGGATGAGCAGGCGGCACGCCTGGGCGCCGTTCCGCAGACACGACTCGGCCCTGTTCTCCGTGAGGGTCACGCCGAGACCCTCGGACCAGCCGGCGTGGACGGCGGTGCACGGGCAGCGGTAGCCCTCCAGCGAACCGGCCATCCGGACCATGGTGATCGCGAAGTTGCGCTTGAGGGTGAGGACGATCAGGTCCTCGTCCTCGACCTCGGTGGCGGCGTTGCGCAGCTCCGGCGGGAACATCCGGTCGCCGCAGTCGTCGTAACGGCGGCGCAGCTCCTCCAGGTCCTTGCGGCCGTCGCCGGTGTCGGGGAGGGGGCCGTGCAGCCGGGCGACCCGCTGCCCGACGTGCAGGGCGACCTTCCCCATAGCCTCCGCGTTGATCTCGTTCGCGACCTCCTGCCCGAACCGCGCGGCCACCCCCTGGTACCAGTTGGCGTCGTGCTGCCACCACAGCCGGTACGCCTCACCGGCCCGGGCGCGGTGGTTGACGCCCTCGGCGTCGGTGTGCGTGCTCATACGTGCTGCTCCTCGGCGGCGACCACGTCAGCCGTGTGGGCGGCGAACCGGTCGCGCATCACTCGTTTGAGAACCTTGCCGGTGGCGCCCTTGGCCACGTCATCGGGCCTCATCCGCAGGGCCCGGGTCACCGGCGGGAACCCGGCGGCCGTCAGCACCGCGTTGACCCGCCCGGTCCACTCCTCGTCGACGCCCGTCACGGGTCGCGGCTCGTCGTCCCGCGGCCCGCTCCGCCGCTCGTCGGCTCCCGCTCCGCTCCGCTCCTCGTCGGCTGCGCTCCCGTCGGCGAGTTGGAGCAGCGCGTACGCCTCCGCCACGCCGTCGCCGTCCCAGTCCGCGCGCACGCCGTCGGGGGCGACCCCGACCACCGTGCAGTCGCCGAGCTCCGGCAGCGCGGCCAGGAGCAGTTCCTCGGTGCGGGTGCTGAAGACGATCCCCGCCGGGGTGCGGATGGCGTCCGGGGCCCGGTCGAGGTGGTAGAAGTTGCCCTCCTCGTCCCGGTGGGCGAGGTCCCCGGTGAGCCAGTAGCCGCCGAGCCTCATCCGGTTCCAGGTCAGCGAGTCGTTCCAGTAACCGGGCGTCAGCGTGGGGGACTTGAGGCCCAGGCGGCCGATCCGTCCGGGCGGCAGCGGGGTGCCGTCCTCGGCGAGCACGGCGGCCTCGGCGAAGCTGATCGGCTTGCCGACGCAGCGGGAGTAGGCGGAGGTGTCCTTGGTGTGCCGGTTGTGGAAGACCGAGTAGCCGGCCTCCGACGAACCGAGCCCGTCCACGAAGACCGAGCCCTCGACGCGGACGCGGCTCAGGTCGCGCCGGATCTCGACCCGGGTCCCGTGCTGGACGAGCGCCCGGATGTGCGCCTCGTGCGCCGCGTCCCCGGTGTTGAACCACACCTGCACGCTGGACAGATCACGCGCCGTCAGATCCTCCGCCGCCATCTCGCCGAAGGTCCCGGCGAAGGCCAGCACGGTCGTCGGCCGGAACTCCTCGACGGCGTCCAGCACGTCCGTGCCGCGCTGGCTGGAGAGCAGCTTGATGTCCGTGCGCAGCAGCAGGCAGTACAGCAGCGTCGCCACCATCGCGTTGTGCGCGCCCGGCAGTCCCACCAGCGTGCGCTCCATGTCGGCGCCGGTGGAGAACCGCAGCCGGTGCACCTGGGCGTACATCAGCGTCCGATGGGTGTGCGGCACCCCCTTCGGCAGGCCGGTCGTGCCGGAGGAGTGGGAGATGAGCACCGGGTCGGTGGGGTCGTGCCGGTAGGGGTACGACGCCGGAAGCGACGCGCGGTGCTCCGGGCGGACGTCGGCGGCGGTCAGGCGGAAGCCGAGCCCGAGGCCGTCACCCCCCGAGTCCCCCGAGCCCTCCGCGCTCCCCGAGCCTCCCGCGCCCTCTGCCCCTCCCGCATCCCCGGCCAGTACCTCGCGGTGTGCCGCGTCCGTGAAGGCGCCCACCGCGCCCTGGCGGCGGACGTACTCCCGGGCGATCTCCGGCGCGAGGTTGCCGTTGACGAACGACGGCACGGCTCCGATCGACGTCAGCGCGAGGAAGTTCACCGCGAACTCGGCGGCGGAGAAGGAGTGGATGGCCACCGGGTCGCGGGGCCGCACACCGTGGGCCGCGTACCAGCCCGCGTAGGTCTCAACCGCCTCGTACAACTGTCCGAGCGTCAGCACCTCGGGTCGGCTGCCGTCCGGTGCGCGCCAGGTGCCGTCGGTGTGCAACACCGGTTCGTCGAGCGGGCGTTCGTACGCGCGCAGTCGCTGCAGGACGTTGCCGGCGCCGAGTTCCGTGTCGGAGCAGATCCGCGCCCGCTCCTGCCTACTGATGAGCATGGCTCTCCGTCTCGTCTCGTTCCCCGTCCCGGCGCAGCCGCCGGTGGGCGGCGGCCAGGTCGAACAGGCCTTGGATGCTGCCGCTGTGCGGAGCCGCGGCCGAGCGCTCCCCGGCGCAGGTCTCCGTCGAGCGGATGGTCAGGGGGGTGCCGGAACCGGGGTCCGCGCCGGCAGGGGGGCGGCCGAGCAGGACGGCCGCCGCCAGGGCGGCGGACGCGGGCAGGTCCGGGACCGCGCGGCCGTCGCCGGCGGCCAGCTCCCGGTGCACGGCGGCCCATCGCTCGCCGCCGCCCAGTTCCACGCCCACCACCAGGACCTGGTCCAGTTCCGGGTCCTCCAGGAGGAGGTCGGCCATGGCCAGCAGTTCGGTCACCGGATCGTCGAGGGTCGACAGGCTGAACATCTGCCCGGTGATCCCGAACTCCCGGCTGAGGTGCCCCAGCACGGAGTTGGCGGTGGCCTGCATGAAGAGCAGCGGGTTGTGGACCCGGCCCGAGACCACGCGCCGGCTCGCCAGATCGGCCGTGGTGGTGTCGCCCATCAGGCTCGCCAGCACGACGGCCGTGCGGGAGCCTCCCCCGCCGGGCCGCTCGGTCAGACACCGCGCGGCGACCTCGTACACCAGCGGGCTGAACGCCGACTCCACGAACCCGGGCAGGCGCGGCAGCGGGATGTCGCCGTCCCGTCCGGTGCCGTGGGTCGCGGTGGCGCCGGCCAGGACCGCGAGCGGCGCACGCGGCGTCATCTCGCCGGCCGACCCGGTCTCGTCACGGCTCGCCGACGCGGGTTCGCTTCCGCCGGCCGACGCGGGTTCGCTTGCGCCCGCCGACCGGGTTTGGTCCCCCCTCGCCGACGCGGCTTTCCTGTGACTGTCCGTCGTCGTCACGGTCGCTCCAGGACGAGTGCGGTGTTGGCGCCCCCGAAGGCGGCGTTGATGGTGAGGGCCCGGCGGAGGTCGGCCTGTCGGGGCCTGTTCGGCACGTAGTCCAGGTCGCACTCCGGGTCCGCCCGCGTGAAGTTGGCGGTGGGCGGCAGCACGCCCTCCGTCAGCGCCAGCATCGTGATCACGAACTCCACGACTCCGGCGGCCTCCAGGAGATGGCCGGTGGTGCTCTTGGTGGAGCTGACCGGGATCGCTTCGGCCCGCTCCCGGAGGGCGGCGCGCAGCCCCCGGGTCTCGGCGCCGTCGTTGTACTTGGTGCCGGTGCCATGGGCGTTGACGTAGCCGAGGCTCGACCCGTCGGGGTCCCCGGCCAGCCGCAGCGCCTGCCGGGCCGCGCGGGCCAGGCCGACGCCGTCCGGGTGCGGCTGCGCGATGTGGTGGGCGTCGGTCGCCGCACCCCAGCCGACCACACCCGCCAGCGGCCGGGCCCCGCGCCGCCGCGCGTGCTCGGCCGACTCCAGCACGACCGCCGCGACCCCGTCGCCGAGCAGCAGCCCGGTGCGGTCGGCGCTGAACGGCCGCACCGTGCCGTCACGCGACAGCGCCCGCCCCGAGTCGAACTTCCCGAACGTCTCCTCCTCCACGAGATAGCCGCCGGCGCACACCGCGACATCGATCCGCCCGGAGGAGATCAGCCGGCAGCCGTGGATGATCGCGGCGGCGGAGGCCACACAGGCGTTGGTGAAGGTGAGCCGGGGCCCGGTCAGCCCGAGGCCTGCGGCCAGCGACTCGGCGAGATACGCGGGGACGGCGTCGGCGAGCCGGGCGGCCGCCGGTCCGGCCGGTTCCGCGGCGAGCCCCGCCGCCCCGACGGGCGGCCCGTCGTCGGGGAGGGCGTGCCCCGCGTCGGTCTCGTCGAGCGCGCGGGCTCGGGGCGTGCCGCGGCCCGTACCGCCGCCGCCGTTCTCGTCGGCCGCCGGTGCCGCCGCCTCCCGCCAGTACCGCGTGATGCTCGTGCAGTCGCCCGCGATGCCCAGCAGGACCGCCGCCTCGGTGCCCCTGGGCAGGCCCGCCATGTCGAGGGCTTCCGCTCCGCAGCGCGCGAGGGCGGGACGCAGCGCCCAGTGCTCCATCGCGTCGGGGCCCTCGGGGGCGGCGCCGGCCATCGGGGTGCGGTAGGGGCCGGTGTCGAACCGGGTGGTGGGGGCGAAGGAGGGGACACCGGCGAAGACACCGCGCCGCAGGGCGTCCGGACCGGTGCCGAAGGCGGTGCGCACGCCGAACCCGGTCACCGTCACCTCACCGGTCAACGCGCTCACCCCCCTCCACCGCCCCCGCCGCGCCGGCCGCGCCCAGGAACTCCGTGAGCCGCCGCAGCGAGGTCAGACCCGCGATGTCCTCGTCGCCGGGCTCCACGACCAGGCCGTACCGCTCCTCCACCACATGCAGCAGCCACACCAAGCCCAGGGAGTCCAGGACCAGCTCGGCGTCCTCGTCGAGGTCGTCCGGGACGCCGGGGAAGATCTTGCGGTCGGACAGCAGCTCACGGACGAGCCCGGTGGTGAGGAC
The DNA window shown above is from Streptomyces akebiae and carries:
- a CDS encoding NAD-dependent epimerase/dehydratase family protein, which translates into the protein MRVLVAGATGVVGHPLVGALRARGHRVSALVRQGSRGRAPEADEVVVADALDREAVLSAVSAARPEVVVHQMSALRLLRDDPPEAFARTARLRVEGTAHLIEAARAAGTRRLVAQSIAFAAAPAGGPVLDEDAPLYVDAPDPGWASTVRAVAELERQVTAGALEGVVLRYGTLYGPRTAYARTGATARSVQAGRLPLPGGGAGIMSFLHVEDAVGAAVTAVESDATGVFHVTDDDPAPAAQWLPHLARMLAAPSPRTVPADLAPRLLGWFMTHQLTSAHGAANDRARTVLGWKPARPSWRDGLGQE
- a CDS encoding FAD/NAD(P)-binding protein, with the protein product MTRAEDALAVCVIGAGPRGLSVLERICANAGGVGRPVEVHLVDPYPPGAGAVWRTDQPGELLMNTVASQVTLFTDDSVDCAGPSVPGPSLYAWACAIRDRAVGRDCEHDYGQAVGRDVVQTLPARVVEEARRLGPDTYPTRAFHGHYLEWVFRHLLRTAPAHVTVRTHRTTAVALTDDPATALTDDPATVRNEDTAGRRGEEVADRRSEAAAGRPQRVTLANGDRLSGLDAVVLALGHGDLTPSPQERALRSFADRHGLAYVAPANPADADLSGIAPGTPVALRGLGLNFFDCVALLTEGRGGTFKEGESGLVYLPSGNEPVLYAGSRRGVPYHARGENEKGALGRHEPRFLTPDVIAGLRRRVADGRPLGFRQDLWPLVDREVRTVYHEAWIRAARGPEEAEEFVRSCRADADGRGEAALLDRHAVPPGERWDWTRIEHPYGERRFTGRADFRSWLLTYLRRDVAEARRGNVHGPLKAALDALRDLRNEIRLVVDHGGVSGDSYRAELDGWYTPLNAFTSIGPPAFRVEQLIALIEAEVVRVLGPGMRVRAWAPGAQVAEGVGEAGFLVDAESVDDPPVRVAALIEARLPAVDLRRSTDPLLRGLLVSGACGPYRLPGEPGHEPGGLAVTDGPPRLVDAAGRPHPNRFAFGVPVEGVRWVTAVGIRPGVGSVTLEDSDAIARAALGLGPVLAPEPGTGAGARPETGPEPEPGPASGSHEVTVVPPPRRTSGTRSR
- a CDS encoding beta-ketoacyl-[acyl-carrier-protein] synthase family protein, with protein sequence MTGEVTVTGFGVRTAFGTGPDALRRGVFAGVPSFAPTTRFDTGPYRTPMAGAAPEGPDAMEHWALRPALARCGAEALDMAGLPRGTEAAVLLGIAGDCTSITRYWREAAAPAADENGGGGTGRGTPRARALDETDAGHALPDDGPPVGAAGLAAEPAGPAAARLADAVPAYLAESLAAGLGLTGPRLTFTNACVASAAAIIHGCRLISSGRIDVAVCAGGYLVEEETFGKFDSGRALSRDGTVRPFSADRTGLLLGDGVAAVVLESAEHARRRGARPLAGVVGWGAATDAHHIAQPHPDGVGLARAARQALRLAGDPDGSSLGYVNAHGTGTKYNDGAETRGLRAALRERAEAIPVSSTKSTTGHLLEAAGVVEFVITMLALTEGVLPPTANFTRADPECDLDYVPNRPRQADLRRALTINAAFGGANTALVLERP
- a CDS encoding acyl carrier protein, giving the protein MSAETSTPSVTEAAPQDGSPPAVLTTGLVRELLSDRKIFPGVPDDLDEDAELVLDSLGLVWLLHVVEERYGLVVEPGDEDIAGLTSLRRLTEFLGAAGAAGAVEGGERVDR
- a CDS encoding AMP-binding protein, encoding MLISRQERARICSDTELGAGNVLQRLRAYERPLDEPVLHTDGTWRAPDGSRPEVLTLGQLYEAVETYAGWYAAHGVRPRDPVAIHSFSAAEFAVNFLALTSIGAVPSFVNGNLAPEIAREYVRRQGAVGAFTDAAHREVLAGDAGGAEGAGGSGSAEGSGDSGGDGLGLGFRLTAADVRPEHRASLPASYPYRHDPTDPVLISHSSGTTGLPKGVPHTHRTLMYAQVHRLRFSTGADMERTLVGLPGAHNAMVATLLYCLLLRTDIKLLSSQRGTDVLDAVEEFRPTTVLAFAGTFGEMAAEDLTARDLSSVQVWFNTGDAAHEAHIRALVQHGTRVEIRRDLSRVRVEGSVFVDGLGSSEAGYSVFHNRHTKDTSAYSRCVGKPISFAEAAVLAEDGTPLPPGRIGRLGLKSPTLTPGYWNDSLTWNRMRLGGYWLTGDLAHRDEEGNFYHLDRAPDAIRTPAGIVFSTRTEELLLAALPELGDCTVVGVAPDGVRADWDGDGVAEAYALLQLADGSAADEERSGAGADERRSGPRDDEPRPVTGVDEEWTGRVNAVLTAAGFPPVTRALRMRPDDVAKGATGKVLKRVMRDRFAAHTADVVAAEEQHV